In a single window of the Thermodesulfobacteriota bacterium genome:
- the thiH gene encoding 2-iminoacetate synthase ThiH produces MPAASLAPAIPDFPALTARLAAVTPAQVDRTMASTGLTLERLAALLSPAAGHRLEEMAARSASLTRQRFGRTIQLYAPVYLSNYCANRCLYCGFSADHAIARRSLSLDEAEAEAEILRGRGFAHLLLVAGESPPHLGVARLAALARRLKDRFAALAVEVQPLSEEGYRQLFAAGVTGVTVYQETYDRRVYAQVHPAGRKRDYDFRLATPARAAAAGMREVGIGALLGLADWRAEGLAIGLHLAWLRRHFWQTACTVSFPRLRPATGEFQALAPVGERDLAQLVFALRLFDPDVGLVLSTREEARFRDGMMGLGPTRYSAGSCTAPGGYSQPERAGEQFAVGDHRSLAQVAAAIRAQGFDPVCKDWDSAFQAA; encoded by the coding sequence GCGCTCACCGCCCGCCTGGCGGCGGTGACGCCGGCCCAGGTCGACAGGACAATGGCCTCCACCGGCCTGACCTTGGAGCGCCTGGCAGCCCTGTTGTCCCCGGCTGCCGGCCACCGGTTGGAGGAGATGGCGGCCCGTTCCGCCAGCCTCACCCGGCAGCGGTTCGGCCGCACCATCCAGCTCTACGCCCCGGTCTATCTCTCCAACTATTGCGCCAACCGCTGCCTCTACTGCGGCTTTTCCGCGGACCACGCCATTGCCCGCCGCTCCTTGAGCCTGGACGAGGCAGAGGCGGAGGCCGAGATCTTGCGGGGCCGGGGCTTCGCCCATCTGCTCCTGGTAGCGGGCGAATCCCCCCCCCACCTGGGGGTAGCCCGCCTGGCGGCCCTGGCCCGGCGTCTCAAGGACCGCTTCGCCGCCCTTGCGGTGGAGGTGCAGCCCCTGTCCGAAGAGGGCTACCGGCAGCTGTTCGCCGCCGGGGTCACCGGCGTCACCGTCTACCAGGAGACCTACGACCGCCGGGTTTACGCCCAGGTCCATCCGGCTGGCCGCAAGCGGGATTACGACTTCCGCCTTGCCACCCCGGCCCGGGCCGCCGCCGCCGGCATGCGGGAGGTGGGCATCGGCGCCCTGCTGGGCCTGGCCGATTGGCGGGCCGAGGGCCTGGCCATCGGCCTCCATCTGGCCTGGCTGCGGCGCCATTTCTGGCAGACCGCCTGCACCGTCTCCTTCCCGCGCCTGCGGCCGGCCACCGGCGAGTTCCAGGCTCTGGCCCCGGTGGGCGAGCGGGATCTGGCCCAGCTGGTCTTCGCCCTGCGGCTCTTCGATCCGGATGTGGGCCTGGTGCTCTCCACCCGGGAGGAGGCGCGCTTCCGGGACGGCATGATGGGCCTGGGCCCCACCCGCTACTCCGCCGGCTCCTGCACCGCTCCGGGCGGCTATTCTCAGCCGGAGCGGGCCGGCGAGCAGTTCGCCGTCGGCGACCACCGGTCGCTGGCCCAGGTAGCCGCCGCCATCCGGGCCCAGGGCTTCGACCCGGTGTGCAAGGACTGGGACAGCGCCTTCCAGGCGGCGTAG
- a CDS encoding IMP cyclohydrolase, producing MADLKKMYTTILGDHFPMEMTISFGDQTLVYRKKTWKIPQEDGTIDERGVRYGENPDQEAALYELVNGNLVLGGCQFVAPGHGLVSAIGVEDMLQVGKHPGKINLTDIDNALNIVKFLMASPAAVIVKHNNPCGVALGDSLATAYQRANRADRIAAFGGAVVVNRALDTTTAEAMSENYLEVVAAPEFEEGSLAILARRKNLRVVKVPGIERLADFVHQRFVDFKSLIDGGIIVQQSPVNAVLRPQDLKPAVCVVKGQEHRVEREPDAREVADMLFGWAVEQGVTSNSVIYVKDGCTTGIGTGEQDRVGVAQIAVYKAYTKYADILCFDRLGIPYADLTLAIDKGERDQAEKEEIDRQVQADRAGLPGSIMVSDAFFPFRDGADVGIRQGVSAIVQPGGSARDWETIQACNEARPQVAMKFTGQRAFKH from the coding sequence ATGGCCGATCTCAAGAAGATGTACACCACCATCCTGGGCGACCATTTTCCCATGGAGATGACCATCTCCTTCGGCGACCAGACCCTGGTCTACCGGAAGAAGACCTGGAAGATCCCCCAGGAGGACGGCACCATCGATGAGCGGGGGGTGCGCTACGGCGAGAACCCGGACCAGGAGGCCGCCCTCTATGAGCTGGTGAACGGCAACCTGGTGCTGGGGGGCTGCCAGTTCGTGGCGCCAGGCCACGGGCTGGTCTCGGCCATCGGCGTCGAGGACATGCTGCAGGTGGGCAAGCACCCGGGCAAGATCAACCTCACCGACATCGACAATGCCCTCAATATCGTGAAATTCCTCATGGCCAGCCCAGCGGCGGTGATCGTCAAGCACAACAACCCGTGTGGCGTCGCCCTGGGCGACTCCCTGGCCACAGCCTACCAGCGGGCCAACCGCGCGGACCGCATCGCGGCCTTCGGCGGCGCGGTGGTGGTGAACCGGGCCCTGGACACGACCACCGCCGAGGCCATGAGCGAGAACTACCTGGAGGTGGTGGCCGCGCCGGAATTCGAGGAAGGCAGCCTGGCGATCCTGGCCCGGCGCAAGAACCTCCGGGTGGTCAAGGTGCCCGGCATCGAGCGGCTGGCCGACTTTGTCCACCAGCGCTTTGTGGACTTCAAGAGCCTCATCGACGGCGGCATCATCGTCCAGCAGTCGCCGGTCAATGCGGTTCTCAGGCCGCAGGACCTCAAGCCTGCGGTGTGCGTGGTCAAGGGGCAGGAGCACCGGGTGGAGCGGGAGCCGGACGCCCGGGAGGTCGCCGACATGCTCTTCGGCTGGGCTGTGGAGCAGGGCGTCACCTCCAACTCGGTGATCTATGTCAAGGACGGCTGCACGACGGGCATCGGCACCGGCGAGCAGGACCGGGTGGGGGTGGCCCAGATCGCCGTCTACAAGGCCTACACCAAGTACGCCGACATCCTCTGCTTCGACCGCCTGGGCATCCCGTACGCGGACCTGACTCTGGCCATCGACAAGGGGGAGCGGGACCAGGCCGAAAAGGAGGAGATCGACCGGCAGGTCCAGGCCGACCGGGCCGGGCTGCCGGGCTCGATCATGGTCTCCGACGCCTTCTTCCCCTTCCGGGATGGGGCCGACGTGGGGATCCGCCAGGGGGTCTCCGCCATCGTCCAGCCCGGCGGCTCGGCCCGGGACTGGGAGACCATCCAGGCATGCAACGAGGCCCGGCCCCAGGTGGCCATGAAATTCACCGGCCAGCGGGCCTTCAAGCACTGA
- a CDS encoding septal ring lytic transglycosylase RlpA family protein, producing MKRLVLLAGVMLAAGLAGCSTHKPAALPPATSLPPPSLPSRLPPTTGRIPATQRPYVIDGRTYYPLPSAVGYVEEGVASWYGEPSHGRRTACGEVYDMYGPTVAHKTLPMHTPLLIQNLDNGLEMVARVNDRGPFVKERVVDLSYGVARELGVVARGTARVRIAALGEGIPPGAPGGAPQLLPPPDFDRGEFYIQVGAFVESANAERLRAQLAGAGSQAVIERYDRGDQVFFRVQVYAGRHLAAAREAEVAWSGAGYPQAFVVAR from the coding sequence ATGAAGCGTCTTGTTCTTCTGGCCGGTGTCATGCTGGCCGCCGGCCTGGCCGGCTGCTCGACCCACAAGCCGGCGGCGCTGCCGCCGGCCACCTCCCTTCCTCCCCCATCGCTCCCCAGCCGGCTGCCGCCAACAACCGGCCGCATCCCGGCAACCCAGCGGCCCTATGTCATCGACGGCCGCACGTACTACCCCCTGCCCTCAGCGGTGGGCTACGTGGAGGAAGGGGTCGCGTCCTGGTACGGCGAGCCCTCCCACGGCCGGCGTACCGCCTGTGGAGAGGTCTACGACATGTACGGCCCCACCGTGGCCCACAAGACGCTGCCCATGCACACGCCGCTCCTGATCCAGAACCTGGACAACGGCCTGGAGATGGTGGCCCGGGTCAACGACCGGGGTCCTTTCGTCAAGGAGCGGGTGGTGGATCTTTCCTACGGGGTGGCCCGGGAGCTGGGGGTGGTGGCCCGGGGCACCGCCCGGGTGCGCATCGCGGCTCTGGGGGAGGGGATTCCCCCGGGGGCGCCGGGCGGCGCTCCCCAGCTGCTGCCGCCGCCTGATTTCGACCGCGGCGAGTTCTATATCCAGGTGGGCGCCTTCGTGGAGTCGGCCAATGCCGAGCGGCTGCGGGCGCAGCTGGCCGGGGCGGGCAGTCAGGCGGTTATCGAGCGCTACGACCGGGGCGACCAGGTCTTCTTCCGGGTGCAGGTCTATGCCGGCCGGCACCTGGCCGCGGCCCGGGAAGCGGAGGTGGCCTGGAGCGGCGCCGGCTATCCCCAGGCCTTTGTGGTCGCCCGCTGA
- a CDS encoding CTP synthase yields the protein MSPSRAPHKTKFIFITGGVLSSLGKGLAAAAIGALLESRGLKVTFQKLDPYINVDPGTMNPFQHGEVFVTDDGAESDLDLGHYERYAHVTMGQANNYTTGRIYNAVITKERRGEYLGGTVQVIPHITDEIKAAIRSLADGIDVAIIEIGGTVGDIESLPFLEAIRQFRIDAGRQNAIFIHVTLVPYIRTAGEVKTKPTQHSVKELRAIGIQPDILLCRTEQRLSREIKSKIALFCNVDVDAVITARDVESIYEVPLCFHEEGLDNKILDLLNVWTGAPRLEPWRELVDRIKSPGRQVKIGIIGKYVDLKESYKSLHEALVHGGIANDARVELQYVSAEDLEDKPPEALLADVDGILVPGGFGGRGVRGKINAVTFARMGKIPFFGICLGMQLAVVEFARHVADLPEANSREFDPETPQPVIYLMREWFDYRTQEIQIRDEHSDFGGTLRLGAYPCRLMPGSLAHQAYGTDEIFERHRHRYEFNNQYREALEARGLVVSGVSPNNELVEIVELTDHPWFLGCQFHPEFKSRPMAPHPLFTAFIAAALRRRGEK from the coding sequence ATGAGTCCGAGCCGCGCCCCTCACAAGACGAAATTCATCTTCATCACCGGCGGCGTTCTCTCCTCCCTGGGCAAGGGCCTGGCAGCTGCCGCCATCGGCGCCCTCCTGGAAAGCCGCGGCCTCAAGGTCACCTTCCAGAAGCTCGACCCGTACATCAACGTCGATCCCGGCACCATGAACCCCTTCCAGCACGGGGAGGTGTTCGTCACCGACGATGGCGCCGAAAGCGACCTCGATCTGGGCCACTACGAGCGCTACGCCCATGTCACCATGGGCCAGGCGAACAACTACACCACCGGCCGCATCTACAACGCCGTCATCACCAAGGAGCGCCGGGGTGAGTACCTGGGGGGCACGGTCCAGGTCATCCCCCATATCACCGACGAGATCAAGGCTGCCATCCGCAGCCTGGCCGACGGCATCGACGTGGCCATCATCGAGATCGGCGGCACGGTGGGCGACATCGAAAGCCTGCCCTTCCTGGAGGCGATCCGCCAGTTCCGCATCGACGCCGGCCGCCAGAACGCCATCTTCATCCACGTCACCCTCGTCCCCTATATCCGCACCGCCGGCGAGGTCAAGACCAAGCCCACCCAGCACTCGGTCAAGGAGCTCCGGGCCATCGGCATCCAGCCGGACATCCTTTTGTGCCGCACCGAGCAGCGCCTGTCCCGGGAGATCAAATCCAAGATCGCCCTGTTCTGCAACGTCGACGTGGATGCGGTGATCACCGCCCGGGACGTGGAGAGCATCTACGAGGTGCCCTTGTGCTTCCACGAGGAGGGCCTGGACAACAAGATCCTCGATCTGCTGAACGTCTGGACCGGGGCGCCACGCCTGGAGCCTTGGCGGGAGCTGGTGGACCGGATCAAAAGCCCCGGCCGCCAGGTCAAGATCGGCATCATCGGCAAGTATGTCGACCTGAAAGAGTCCTACAAGAGCCTGCATGAGGCCCTGGTTCACGGCGGCATCGCCAACGACGCCCGGGTGGAGCTCCAGTACGTCAGCGCTGAGGACCTGGAGGACAAGCCGCCGGAGGCGCTGTTGGCCGACGTCGACGGCATCCTGGTGCCCGGGGGCTTTGGTGGCCGAGGGGTGCGGGGCAAGATCAATGCCGTCACCTTCGCCCGGATGGGCAAGATCCCGTTTTTCGGCATCTGCCTGGGGATGCAGCTGGCGGTGGTGGAGTTCGCCCGCCACGTGGCCGACCTGCCCGAGGCCAACAGCCGGGAGTTCGATCCGGAAACCCCCCAGCCGGTCATCTACCTGATGCGGGAGTGGTTCGACTACCGCACCCAGGAGATCCAGATCCGGGACGAGCATTCCGACTTCGGCGGCACCCTGCGGCTGGGGGCGTATCCCTGCCGGCTTATGCCGGGCAGCCTCGCTCATCAGGCCTATGGCACGGATGAGATCTTCGAGCGCCACCGCCACCGCTACGAATTCAACAACCAGTACCGCGAGGCCCTGGAGGCCAGGGGCCTGGTGGTGAGTGGCGTCTCCCCCAACAACGAGCTGGTGGAGATCGTCGAGCTGACCGACCATCCCTGGTTCCTGGGCTGCCAGTTCCATCCCGAGTTCAAGAGCCGGCCCATGGCCCCCCACCCCCTGTTCACGGCCTTCATCGCCGCGGCCCTGCGGCGGCGCGGCGAAAAATGA
- the kdsA gene encoding 3-deoxy-8-phosphooctulonate synthase yields the protein MTLVSLAGRLTVGAGQPLLVIAGPCVLEDEALARDIALTLRDLTAQRGVSFIFKASWDKANRTSAQAYRGPGLKKGLAILARLKADLDLPVTSDVHEPAQVPAAADVLDVIQIPAFLCRQTDLLLAAAASGRVVNVKKGQFLAPWDMRHVVAKLAAGRCDRIFLTERGSSFGYNNLVVDMRGLAIMADLGWPVIFDATHAVQLPGAGDGCSAGERRHVAALSRAAVAAGVDGVFFEVHPDPDRARCDGPNSLPLAEVGPLLDRLLAIRRAVQEELR from the coding sequence ATGACCCTGGTCTCCCTGGCCGGCCGCCTGACGGTCGGTGCCGGCCAGCCGCTCCTGGTCATCGCCGGGCCCTGCGTTTTGGAAGACGAGGCCCTGGCCCGGGACATCGCCCTCACCCTCCGGGATCTCACCGCCCAGCGCGGCGTATCCTTCATCTTCAAGGCCTCCTGGGACAAGGCCAACCGCACCTCGGCCCAGGCCTACCGCGGCCCGGGCCTGAAGAAGGGCTTGGCCATCCTGGCCCGCCTCAAGGCCGATCTTGATCTGCCGGTCACCAGCGATGTCCATGAGCCGGCCCAGGTGCCGGCCGCCGCGGACGTGCTGGACGTCATCCAGATTCCGGCCTTCCTCTGCCGCCAGACCGACCTCCTGCTGGCCGCTGCGGCCAGCGGCCGAGTGGTCAATGTCAAGAAGGGCCAGTTTCTCGCCCCATGGGACATGCGCCACGTGGTGGCCAAGCTTGCGGCCGGGAGGTGTGATCGCATCTTCCTCACCGAACGGGGCAGTTCGTTCGGCTACAACAACCTGGTGGTGGACATGCGGGGCCTGGCGATCATGGCGGACCTGGGCTGGCCGGTCATCTTCGACGCCACCCATGCGGTGCAGCTGCCCGGTGCCGGTGACGGCTGCTCGGCTGGCGAGCGCCGGCATGTGGCCGCCTTGAGCCGGGCCGCGGTGGCAGCCGGCGTGGACGGCGTCTTTTTCGAGGTGCATCCGGACCCGGACCGGGCCCGGTGCGATGGCCCCAATTCGTTGCCCCTGGCCGAAGTGGGTCCACTGCTCGATCGCCTCCTGGCCATCCGCCGGGCGGTCCAGGAAGAGCTTCGGTGA
- a CDS encoding toll/interleukin-1 receptor domain-containing protein, giving the protein MTNDRGQHLVFISHSGTDTWVAKQIAREIADRGAVPFLDEAEIDVGADFEDDILSFLEKADELVVLITPWALERPYVWAELGAAWGRRIPIVGLLLGLSASELQARPGVPVLLKKRDLLTLNEIDVYLGQLRGRIRRHPCSSDEGAP; this is encoded by the coding sequence TTGACCAACGATCGCGGCCAACATCTGGTGTTCATCAGCCACAGCGGCACAGACACCTGGGTCGCCAAGCAGATCGCACGCGAGATCGCGGACCGCGGTGCAGTGCCCTTTCTTGACGAGGCGGAAATTGACGTCGGCGCCGATTTTGAGGACGACATCCTGTCCTTCCTGGAGAAAGCCGACGAACTGGTGGTGCTGATCACACCCTGGGCACTCGAGCGGCCGTACGTCTGGGCCGAGCTGGGCGCGGCCTGGGGCCGGCGCATTCCCATTGTAGGTCTCCTTCTGGGACTATCGGCAAGCGAGCTTCAGGCGCGACCGGGCGTTCCGGTCCTCCTCAAAAAGCGGGATCTGCTCACATTGAACGAGATCGACGTGTACCTCGGTCAACTCCGTGGCCGGATCCGGCGCCATCCCTGCAGTTCCGACGAGGGTGCCCCATGA
- a CDS encoding toll/interleukin-1 receptor domain-containing protein, protein MSGPKVFISYSHDDTEWVRKFAEALRDQSVEVWLDTWQVHPGDSISEAVEAGLRGSDAIVAIVSAANARRPDLLFELGVALGTGKRLIPIVEADLDASIVPFELRSRRYLTKGAPGDAAREVAEALRGKAA, encoded by the coding sequence ATGAGCGGACCTAAGGTCTTCATTTCCTACTCGCACGACGACACGGAGTGGGTTCGCAAGTTCGCGGAGGCGTTGCGGGATCAGAGTGTGGAGGTGTGGCTCGACACGTGGCAGGTGCATCCCGGCGATTCGATCTCAGAGGCCGTTGAGGCGGGCCTGCGGGGAAGCGACGCGATCGTGGCCATTGTTTCCGCAGCCAATGCACGACGTCCGGACTTGCTCTTCGAACTCGGCGTCGCACTGGGCACGGGCAAGCGCTTGATCCCCATCGTCGAGGCAGACCTCGACGCCTCGATCGTCCCCTTTGAGCTGCGCAGCCGCCGGTATCTCACCAAAGGCGCGCCCGGTGACGCTGCACGTGAGGTCGCGGAAGCTCTCCGGGGGAAGGCAGCGTAG
- a CDS encoding HAD hydrolase family protein, with product MPHESYPSDCDVTRGLLAMGNRHQSALHRGRSIRLLALDVDGILTDGTLYYGPGGQEWKAFHVRDGLGIRLLLEAGLEVALITARQSEVVARRAADLGLTHVFQSARRKKETCQTLADRLGLAWSQIAFMGDDWLDLALLRQVGLAATVPEAPREVKEAAHFITTTGGGRGAVREVCHLLLEAQGLVAGILDALPR from the coding sequence ATGCCCCACGAATCCTACCCTTCTGACTGCGATGTCACCCGGGGCCTTCTGGCCATGGGCAACCGCCACCAGAGCGCCCTGCACCGGGGCCGCTCCATCCGCCTCTTGGCCCTGGACGTGGACGGCATCCTCACCGACGGCACCCTCTACTACGGCCCCGGCGGCCAGGAGTGGAAGGCGTTCCACGTCCGGGATGGCCTGGGCATCCGGCTTCTCCTGGAGGCCGGCCTTGAGGTCGCCCTCATCACCGCCCGCCAGTCGGAGGTGGTGGCGCGCCGGGCCGCGGATCTGGGGCTCACCCATGTCTTCCAGAGCGCCCGGCGCAAGAAGGAGACCTGCCAGACCCTGGCTGACCGCCTGGGCCTCGCCTGGTCCCAGATCGCCTTCATGGGTGACGACTGGCTGGACCTGGCCCTTTTGCGCCAGGTGGGGCTGGCTGCCACGGTGCCGGAAGCGCCCCGGGAGGTGAAGGAGGCCGCCCATTTCATCACCACCACTGGTGGCGGCCGGGGTGCGGTGCGGGAGGTCTGCCACCTTCTCCTGGAGGCGCAAGGCCTCGTCGCCGGCATCCTCGATGCCCTGCCCCGGTGA
- the lptC gene encoding LPS export ABC transporter periplasmic protein LptC, with the protein MSRRPGLPLALAATILATALLRSPLSQFLARTADQAAAPPGTSQPQLAISRAHFVLERRDGEAWELISDQAASTGPGGETLALVGVEAVFRQAGAEALRVTASRGSFETTRQELRLEPDVQGRAASGYRIETPLLSFLVRDQQIVGGGPVLVEGPGFTINGQGLLYRLDTGALTVTGRLSCQAR; encoded by the coding sequence TTGAGCCGGCGCCCAGGCCTGCCCCTGGCGCTGGCCGCCACCATCCTCGCCACCGCCCTGCTCCGGAGCCCGCTGTCGCAGTTCCTGGCCAGGACCGCGGACCAGGCCGCCGCACCGCCAGGGACAAGCCAGCCCCAGCTGGCCATCAGCCGAGCCCATTTCGTCCTGGAGCGCCGGGACGGCGAGGCCTGGGAGCTGATCAGCGACCAGGCCGCCAGCACCGGCCCCGGCGGCGAAACCCTTGCCCTGGTCGGGGTGGAGGCCGTCTTCCGGCAGGCCGGCGCAGAGGCCCTGCGGGTCACCGCCAGCCGCGGCAGCTTCGAGACCACCCGGCAGGAGCTGCGCCTGGAGCCGGATGTCCAGGGCCGGGCCGCCAGCGGCTACCGCATCGAGACCCCGCTCCTCAGCTTCCTGGTGCGGGATCAGCAGATCGTGGGCGGCGGGCCGGTGTTGGTGGAGGGCCCAGGTTTTACCATTAACGGCCAGGGCCTTCTGTACCGCCTGGACACCGGCGCCCTCACCGTCACCGGCCGCCTCTCCTGCCAAGCCCGCTAG
- a CDS encoding PAS domain S-box protein, whose amino-acid sequence MKKLKLLYVDDEPASLDNFRISFGKEFNVLTAASGEEGLAVMAANKDVALVVTDQRMDHMSGVDFLEQLQKDYPDTVRLILTAFTDTAEILDAINRGHAFRYVVKPWETKDLRVVLKQAVDAYQTILKNRELTQAFEAKTLSLDKLKAELEERAAALKGSMEDLDAKEVKFRSVVEAASDAIVTVDGEGLIMFWNQGATEIFGYPAAEALGRPFVDLLPKEDRKAVTKMLKKTSSRSRGGVDRLMDLRGVRKDESEFPMEMSESRWRTKDGSFVTLIIRDISSRKAAEEVLRQREAELETHTHNLQEVNAALNVLLVRREEDKRELEERVLTNVKRLIMPYMEKLRNNTELSSTQTAYVTILETNLKEIISPVTAKMAAKYLDLTPKEIQIANLIKEGRTNKDIAKVVRVSINTVLFHRHNLRKKLGLLNKKANLRSYLTSLPT is encoded by the coding sequence ATGAAAAAACTCAAGCTTCTCTATGTAGACGACGAGCCGGCGAGCCTGGACAACTTCCGCATCTCCTTCGGCAAGGAGTTCAACGTGCTGACGGCGGCCTCCGGCGAGGAGGGGCTGGCGGTGATGGCCGCCAACAAGGATGTGGCCCTGGTGGTCACAGACCAGCGCATGGACCACATGAGCGGGGTCGACTTCCTGGAGCAGCTCCAGAAGGACTACCCGGACACTGTCCGCCTGATCCTGACTGCCTTCACCGACACGGCGGAGATCCTCGATGCCATCAACCGCGGCCACGCTTTCCGCTATGTCGTCAAGCCCTGGGAGACCAAAGACCTGAGGGTGGTCCTCAAGCAGGCCGTCGACGCCTACCAGACGATCCTCAAGAACCGGGAGCTGACCCAGGCCTTCGAGGCCAAGACCCTGTCCCTGGACAAGCTCAAGGCCGAGTTGGAGGAGCGGGCCGCGGCCCTCAAGGGGTCCATGGAGGATCTGGATGCCAAGGAGGTGAAGTTCCGATCCGTCGTGGAGGCGGCCAGTGACGCCATCGTCACCGTGGACGGGGAAGGGCTGATCATGTTCTGGAACCAGGGCGCCACCGAGATCTTCGGCTACCCGGCGGCCGAGGCCCTGGGCCGTCCCTTTGTCGACCTTCTGCCCAAGGAAGATCGCAAGGCCGTGACCAAGATGCTCAAAAAGACCAGCAGCCGGAGCCGCGGCGGTGTGGATCGGCTGATGGATCTTCGCGGGGTGCGCAAGGACGAAAGCGAGTTCCCCATGGAGATGTCCGAGAGTCGCTGGCGGACCAAAGACGGCTCCTTCGTCACCCTGATCATCCGGGACATCTCTTCAAGGAAGGCCGCGGAAGAGGTGCTGCGGCAGCGCGAGGCGGAGCTGGAGACCCACACCCACAACCTCCAGGAGGTGAACGCGGCCCTCAATGTCCTTCTGGTCCGCCGGGAGGAGGACAAGCGGGAGCTGGAGGAGCGGGTGCTCACCAACGTCAAGCGGCTGATCATGCCCTACATGGAGAAGCTCCGGAACAACACCGAGCTGTCCAGCACCCAAACCGCCTATGTCACCATCCTGGAGACCAATCTCAAGGAGATCATCTCGCCGGTCACCGCCAAGATGGCGGCCAAGTACCTGGATCTGACCCCGAAGGAGATCCAGATCGCCAACCTGATCAAGGAGGGCCGCACCAACAAGGACATCGCCAAGGTGGTGCGGGTCTCCATCAACACCGTGCTCTTCCACCGCCACAACCTGCGCAAGAAGCTGGGCCTGCTCAACAAGAAGGCCAACCTGCGCTCGTACCTGACCTCCCTGCCCACCTGA
- a CDS encoding potassium transporter TrkG gives MRRPAPSPLLLPILFFALMILAGTVLLHSPWSAAGSRIGWLDALFTATSATCVTGLTVVDTGTAYSPFGHGVILVLIQAGGLGIMTLTSLIFYLWRQRVSLTDRIAVGQSLLHDPSFRLGSFLVRLVLLTVLIEAAGAILLHLLAPAGFPPFAALFHAVSAFCNAGFSLYASNLMDWRGAWGINLVVMALIILGGIGFSVLIEGQSLLASRLRREWPRRRPSWYAGVVLSTSAFLVVAGAGGLYLSELGGQPASRPWDETILAALFQSVTCRTAGFNTLDIGQMTNISLLIMIILMFIGGAPGSCAGGIKVTTCRTLWAFTRAQLRGRRQAVIGRFAVNSATHSRAIILFVFASGIISIAAFLLTVTEGGTVPHPQAGGIELDVLFEAVSAFGTVGLSTGLTPKLSVAGKLIITALMFVGRLGPILFVAAMQSVQEPELFTWPEDDMLIG, from the coding sequence ATGCGCCGCCCGGCCCCAAGCCCGCTCCTTCTGCCGATCCTGTTCTTCGCCCTCATGATCCTGGCGGGCACCGTGCTCCTGCACAGCCCCTGGAGCGCCGCCGGCAGCCGGATCGGCTGGCTGGACGCCCTGTTCACCGCCACATCCGCCACCTGCGTCACCGGCCTGACGGTGGTCGATACCGGCACCGCGTACAGCCCCTTCGGCCACGGGGTGATCCTGGTCCTCATCCAGGCCGGTGGCCTGGGCATCATGACCCTGACCAGCCTGATCTTCTATCTGTGGCGGCAGCGGGTCTCCCTCACCGACCGCATCGCGGTGGGGCAGAGCCTGCTGCACGATCCCAGCTTCCGCCTGGGCAGCTTCCTGGTGCGCCTGGTGCTCCTGACCGTGCTCATCGAGGCGGCAGGCGCCATCCTGCTGCATCTCCTGGCCCCCGCGGGCTTCCCTCCCTTCGCCGCCCTCTTCCACGCGGTCTCCGCCTTCTGCAACGCCGGCTTCTCTCTCTACGCCAGCAACCTCATGGACTGGCGCGGCGCCTGGGGCATCAACCTGGTGGTGATGGCACTCATCATCCTGGGCGGCATCGGCTTTTCGGTCCTGATCGAGGGTCAATCACTCTTGGCCAGCCGGCTGCGCCGGGAGTGGCCCCGCCGCCGTCCCTCCTGGTACGCCGGCGTCGTCCTCTCCACCTCGGCCTTTCTGGTGGTGGCCGGTGCCGGTGGACTGTACCTGAGCGAGCTCGGCGGCCAGCCTGCCAGCCGGCCCTGGGACGAGACCATCCTGGCCGCCCTCTTCCAGTCGGTGACCTGCCGGACCGCCGGCTTCAACACCCTGGACATCGGCCAGATGACCAACATCTCGCTGCTCATCATGATCATCCTCATGTTCATCGGCGGCGCCCCGGGCTCCTGCGCCGGTGGCATCAAGGTCACCACCTGCCGCACCCTGTGGGCCTTCACCAGGGCCCAGCTGCGGGGCCGGCGCCAGGCAGTCATCGGCCGCTTTGCCGTGAACAGCGCCACCCACAGCCGGGCGATCATCCTCTTCGTCTTTGCCAGCGGCATCATCAGTATTGCCGCCTTCCTCCTCACCGTGACCGAAGGCGGTACTGTTCCCCACCCCCAGGCCGGCGGCATCGAGCTGGACGTGCTCTTCGAGGCAGTGTCCGCCTTCGGCACCGTCGGCCTGTCCACCGGGCTTACCCCGAAGCTGAGCGTCGCCGGCAAGCTCATCATCACGGCCCTCATGTTCGTAGGCCGCCTGGGACCGATCCTGTTCGTGGCTGCCATGCAAAGCGTCCAGGAGCCGGAGCTCTTCACCTGGCCCGAGGACGACATGCTCATCGGCTGA